Proteins encoded in a region of the Ziziphus jujuba cultivar Dongzao chromosome 3, ASM3175591v1 genome:
- the LOC132803049 gene encoding uncharacterized protein LOC132803049, protein MDLFVPSLSTFPSLKFLSLVCVKSDAKSLQNLISGCPIIEELYLSGSDIGHLDFAVSKTLRSLSLLFVDLTSQWLDSLFSRLPLLERLFFSSYKLLNNTRICSHSLKYVFLEYYFPNEAALTTPNLVGLRIVCQSWSKISVEAPNLLEVNLTLFDQGPTKDSYIDRVHLLSNLNSWKMVLTIYKDEVLIFPKRVRQKYPSPMPNLKHLKVMRFNGTSFTKIGEMRDSLLWCAPSLESLEIGRDGT, encoded by the exons ATGGATTTGTTTGTCCCTTCTCTTTCAACCTTTCCCTCTTTGAAATTTCTGTCTTTGGTGTGTGTGAAATCCGATGCTAAGTCACTTCAAAATCTTATTTCTGGATGCCCTATTATTGAAGAATTGTATTTATCAGGTTCTGATATCGGACATTTAGATTTTGCTGTTAGTAAAACGCTTAGAAGTCTCTCATTATTGTTTGTGGATCTTACTAGTCAATGGCTTGATTCCCTATTTTCTAGACTTCCTCTGCTTGAGAGATTGTTTTTCAGTTCCTATAAGTTGTTGAACAATACTAGAATCTGTAGTCATAGCCTGAAATATGTTTTCCTTGAGTATTATTTTCCCAACGAGGCTGCTCTTACAACACCAAATTTAGTTGGCTTGCGCATCGTTTGTCAATCCTGGTCAAAAATTTCTGTTGAAGCTCCCAATCTGTTAGAAGTCAATTTGACCCTCTTCGATCAAGGACCGACGAAAGATTCATATATTGATCGTGTACATCTTCTTTCAAATCTGAATTCCTGGAAGATGGTGCTGACAATTTACAAAGATGAG GTTCTCATATTTCCAAAACGAGTAAGACAGAAGTACCCTTCTCCTATGCCTAATCTGAAGCATTTGAAGGTGATGAGGTTTAATGGTACTAGCTTTACTAAAATTGGAGAAATGAGGGATTCTTTGCTTTGGTGTGCACCTTCTTTGGAGAGTCTTGAAATAGGAAGAGACGGTACTTAG
- the LOC132799204 gene encoding putative F-box/FBD/LRR-repeat protein At1g78760 — protein MATKRVKVDCGGTVDESHTMMEDRISQLPDPLIHHIFSFLPSIYLVRMSLLSHRWRHMWVSAPFIYFKNFCNITFDKKVSSRDRVLKFVTNYVKHRELCMHIPNTSIIGFKCDTPYWFASRNGAFRQIDDWLNFVVRSKVKELDLHLKEYLLPPFVFNASSLTVLKLTKLNLFVPSLSSYPSLKVLSLDCVKSNARSLQNLISGCPIIEELYLSGSDIGRLHFAVSETLRSLSLLSVDLTNQWLDSLFSRLPLLERFFFKFGRLKYVSIRSHSLKHVSIEYFYAIEAALTTPNLVSLHIVCEPWSKISVETPNLLEVVNLTLKDDGMIKDSYISLVHLLSNLNFLKKMVLTIYKDEVLIFPKHIRQKYLSPMPNLKHLKVMKFSGRSFTKIAEMRESLLWCAPSLESVEIGRNCI, from the exons ATGGCAACAAAAAGAGTAAAGGTAGATTGTGGAGGAACGGTGGACGAGTCCCATACCATGATGGAAGATCGAATATCACAGTTACCTGATCCTTTGATTCATCATATTTTCTCATTCTTGCCCTCTATTTATTTAGTACGAATGAGTCTTCTTTCTCATCGTTGGAGACATATGTGGGTTTCCGCtccctttatttatttcaaaaacttTTGTAATATTACTTTCGATAAGAAGGTGAGCAGTCGAGATAGAGTCTTAAAGTTTGTGACCAACTATGTTAAACACCGTGAGCTATGTATGCACATTCCAAATACATCCATAATAGGTTTTAAATGTGACACGCCTTATTGGTTTGCAAGCCGCAATGGTGCTTTTAGACAAATAGATGATTGGTTGAACTTTGTTGTTAGAAGTAAAGTGAAGGAGTTAGATCTCCATCTCAAGGAGTATCTTTTACCTCCGTTCGTTTTTAATGCAAGTTCATTAACCGTCCTGAAGTTGACTAAGCTGAATTTGTTTGTCCCTTCTCTTTCAAGCTATCCCTCTTTGAAAGTTCTCTCTTTGGATTGTGTGAAATCCAATGCTAGGTCACTTCAAAATCTTATTTCTGGATGCCCTATTATTGAAGAATTGTATTTGTCAGGCTCTGATATCGGACGTTTACATTTTGCTGTTAGTGAAACACTTAGAAGTCTGTCATTATTGTCTGTGGATCTTACTAATCAATGGCTTGATTCCCTATTTTCTAGACTTCCTTTGCTTGAgagattttttttcaaatttggtaGGTTGAAATATGTTAGCATTCGTAGTCATAGCCTGAAACATGTTTCGATCGAGTATTTTTATGCCATTGAAGCTGCTCTTACAACACCAAATTTAGTTAGCTTGCACATTGTTTGTGAACCTTGGTCAAAAATTTCTGTTGAAACTCCCAATCTGTTAGAAGTTGTCAATTTGACCCTCAAAGATGATGGAATGATTAAAGACTCATATATTTCTCTTGTACATCTTCTTTCAAATCTGAATTTCTTGAAGAAGATGGTGCTGACAATTTACAAAGATGAG GTTCTCATATTTCCGAAACATATAAGACAGAAGTACCTTTCTCCCATGCCTAATCTGAAGCATCTGAAGGTGATGAAGTTTAGTGGCCGTAGCTTTACTAAAATTGCAGAAATGAGGGAGTCTTTGCTTTGGTGTGCACCTTCTTTGGAGAGTGttgaaattggaagaaattGTATATAG